The genomic stretch CGAATGACCGGCAATCGTCGTGATCCGTGATCCCCAGGATATCGATATCGCCGTGGGCTTCGACGTCGTCAAGGAGCTCATCGACCGTGGACATTCCGTCGCTGAACGTGGAATGCAGATGCAGGATTGCCGAACCCAACGCGGACTCCCCGGCCGATACGAGGCCGGTAGAGTCTACCCGCCCATCCCATTCGCTGACAAAAACGTAAACAACGGTAACATTATTGTTAGGATGCCTGGGCCCTGCGCTGCTCCTCTCGATCCCGCTGACAGTCGATGCACAACGTTGCCTGCGGGCGCGCCCGCAGCCGCTTCGGTGCGATCGGCTTTCCGCACTCGGCGCAGATGCCGTATGTCCCCTCGGCCTTCCGCCGCATCGCCTCGTGCGTTTGCGCGGACTCCTCGTCGATGATCTCGCGCGTCGTCTCCATCAGCTCCCGTTCAAATGTAAAGTCAGCGGTGTCGCTCGGGTGTTGATCCGCGGTGGAGAGATCTCCCTTCATCCCGCGCTCGTCATCCGAAAAGGTGCTCTCGTCGACATACCGGCGAAGCTGGCTGAGCCGCCGGCTCTTGGTCTCCAGGTCGTCGTTGGATTCGGACTCGGGGTTGCGCGACGATTTCTCTGGCACGTGACCCTC from Chloroflexota bacterium encodes the following:
- a CDS encoding TraR/DksA C4-type zinc finger protein; this encodes MPEKSSRNPESESNDDLETKSRRLSQLRRYVDESTFSDDERGMKGDLSTADQHPSDTADFTFERELMETTREIIDEESAQTHEAMRRKAEGTYGICAECGKPIAPKRLRARPQATLCIDCQRDREEQRRAQAS